One window of Papaver somniferum cultivar HN1 chromosome 9, ASM357369v1, whole genome shotgun sequence genomic DNA carries:
- the LOC113310357 gene encoding elongation factor 1-alpha, translated as MGKEKVHINIVVIGHVDSGKSTTTGHLIYKLGGIDKRVIERFEKEAAEMNKRSFKYAWVLDKLKAERERGITIDIALWKFETTKYYCTVIDAPGHRDFIKNMITGTSQADCAVLIIDSTTGGFEAGISKDGQTREHALLAFTLGVKQMICCCNKMDATTPKYSKGRYEEIVKEVSSYLKKVGYNPDKIAFVPISGFEGDNMIERSTNLDWYKGPTLLEALDNISEPKRPTDKPLRLPLQDVYKIGGIGTVPVGRVETGFIKPGMVITFGPTGLTTEVKSVEMHHEALLEALPGDNVGFNVKNVAVKDLKRGFVASNSKDDPAKEAANFTSQVIIMNHPGQIGNGYAPVLDCHTSHIAVKFSEILTKIDRRSGKELEKEPKFLKNGDAGIIKMIPTKPMVVETFSEYPPLGRFAVRDMRQTVAVGVIKAVEKKDPTGAKVTKSAVKKK; from the exons ATGGGTAAAGAGAAAGTTCATATCAACATTGTCGTCATTGGACATGTCGACTCTGGAAAATCGACCACCACTGGTCActtgatctacaagctaggaggtATTGACAAGCGTGTGATCGAAAGATTCGAGAAGGAGGCTGCTGAGATGAACAAGAGGTCATTCAAGTACGCATGGGTTCTTGACAAGCTTAAGGCTGAACGTGAGCGTGGTATTACCATTGATATTGCCTTGTGGAAGTTTGAGACCACCAAGTACTACTGCACAGTCATTGATGCCCCAGGACATCGTGATTTCATCAAGAACATGATTACTGGTACCTCTCAGGCTGATTGTGCCGTCCTTATCATTGACTCCACCACTGGAGGTTTTGAGGCCGGTATCTCTAAGGATGGACAGACTCGTGAGCACGCTCTTCTTGCTTTCACCCTTGGTGTCAAGCAGATGATCTGTTGTTGTAACAAG ATGGATGCCACCACCCCCAAGTACTCAAAGGGTAGGTACGAAGAAATTGTAAAGGAAGTCTCTTCATACTTGAAGAAGGTTGGATACAACCCAGACAAAATTGCCTTCGTCCCCATCTCTGGTTTCGAGGGAGACAACATGATTGAGAGGTCCACCAACCTTGACTGGTACAAGGGACCAACTCTTCTCGAGGCTCTTGACAACATCTCTGAGCCTAAGAGACCCACAGACAAGCCCCTTCGTCTTCCCCTTCAAGATGTTTACAAGATTGGAGGTATTGGAACTGTGCCAGTGGGACGtgttgaaactggtttcatcaagcCTGGTATGGTTATCACTTTTGGACCCACTGGGTTGACTACTGAAGTTAAGTCTGTTGAGATGCACCACGAGGCTCTCCTAGAAGCTCTTCCAGGTGACAATGTTGGATTCAATGTCAAGAATGTTGCTGTGAAGGATCTCAAGCGTGGTTTCGTCGCTTCAAACTCCAAGGATGACCCTGCTAAGGAAGCAGCCAACTTCACCTCCCAGGTCATCATCATGAACCATCCTGGCCAGATCGGTAACGGTTATGCCCCAGTCCTTGACTGTCACACATCTCACATTGCTGTTAAGTTCTCTGAAATCCTCACCAAGATCGACAGGCGATCTGGAAAGGAGCTCGAGAAGGAGCCCAAGTTCTTGAAGAATGGTGATGCTGGTATTATTAAGATGATTCCAACCAAGCCAATGGTTGTGGAGACCTTCTCTGAGTATCCACCTCTTGGTCGTTTTGCTGTCAGAGACATGAGGCAGACTGTTGCTGTTGGTGTTATCAAGGCTGTTGAGAAGAAAGACCCAACCGGAGCCAAGGTCACCAAGTCTGCTGTTAAGAAGAAATAG
- the LOC113310922 gene encoding probable beta-1,4-xylosyltransferase IRX9: MGSMDRSKKRLQLWKKAMLHFSLCFVMGFCTGFAPAGTSSSIFKLQIKSSQRYSEREFSPEPLERLHQVENSNRSLIAETPVAVPTSTQNYTGENTQTEEVEEEWVPLKQLIVIIPTNSNDRLQGPFMKRLGYTLKLVPQPLLWIVVESSSDSSELSESLRKTGIMYRHIVYKENFTDSDTEMDYQRNLALNHIEHHRLNGIVVFAGVYDVYDLEFFEKIREIEDFGTWPSATLSANRKRVVIEGPVCDNEQVVGWHIRNTSRDDSSISISNIGFNSSILWDPERWGRLSSIQDTSQNSIKFVQEMVLEDETKLKGLPEEGCSKIMSWHLHLPSSVHGIRH; encoded by the exons ATGGGTTCTATGGATAGATCAAAAAAGAGACTTCAATTATGGAAGAAAGCTATGTTGCATTTTTCGTTGTGTTTTGTCATGGGGTTTTGCACGGGTTTCGCTCCCGCTGGTACTAGTAGTTCTATATTCAAGTTACAAATCAAATCGAGCCAGCGGTATTCAGAACGAGAATTTTCGCCAGAACCTCTAGAAAGACTACACCAAGTTGAGAACTCGAATAGGAGTTTAATTGCAGAAACTCCGGTAGCCGTTCCAACTAGTACACAAAACTACACGGGAGAAAATACACAAACtgaagaagtggaagaagaatggGTTCCTTTGAAACAACTAATAGTTATAATTCCGACAAATTCGAATGATCGTTTGCAAGGGCCATTCATGAAAAGACTGGGATATACACTGAAGTTGGTTCCTCAACCACTCTTATGGATAGTTGTTGAGTCTAGTTCGGATTCCTCTGAGTTATCCGAGAGTTTGAGGAAAACTGGAATTATGTACAGGCATATAGTTTACAAAGAGAATTTCACCGATTCAGATACAGAAATGGATTATCAAAGAAACCTCGCTCTTAATCATATCGAACATCATCGTCTTAATGGAATTGTTGTTTTCGCGGGAGTTTACGATGTCTATGACCTTGAGTTCTTTGAAAAGATTAGAGAAATTGA GGATTTTGGAACATGGCCATCCGCAACATTATCAGCAAACAGAAAGAGGGTAGTAATTGAAGGACCAGTTTGTGACAATGAGCAAGTTGTAGGCTGGCATATAAGGAATACAAGTAGAGATGATTCTTCGATTAGTATATCAAACATCGGATTCAATAGCTCAATTCTTTGGGATCCAGAAAGATGGGGTCGACTTTCTTCAATCCAAGATACTTCTCAG AATTCTATCAAATttgttcaagaaatggtacttgaAGACGAGACCAAATTGAAGGGATTGCCTGAAGAAGGTTGTTCTAAAATTATGTCGTGGCATCTTCATTTACCTTCTTCAGTTCACGGAATCCGACACTAA